One part of the Quercus lobata isolate SW786 chromosome 7, ValleyOak3.0 Primary Assembly, whole genome shotgun sequence genome encodes these proteins:
- the LOC115952335 gene encoding L-type lectin-domain containing receptor kinase IV.1-like — MFSKLVILLPLLISVVGSQDTNFIYNGFRSVNLSLDGIATITSNGLLELTDDTMEQMGHAFYPTPISFKNSLNDSAFSFSTTFVFAIASRYPALKGQGIAFVISPTRGRPGALSNQYLGLFNETNNGNATNHVVAVELDTIQNQEFKDINDNHVGVDINSLKSATSTSAGYYADSGAFMNLTLISGNPMQVWVEYDGVKKQLNVTLAPIDVGKPKFPLLSLSRDLSPIINKTMYVGFSSTNGPFLTFHYILGWSFKMNGKAQELALSQLPKLPRGKERSKLLTIGLPVILVSLVLVAISGATYVIKRKRKFAELVEDWEVDYGPHRFKYKDLYIATKGFREKELLGSGGFGKVYKGVLTTSKIEIAVKKVSHESSQGMREFVAEIVSIGRLRHRNLVPLLGYCRRKRELLLVYDYMSYGSLDKYLFDQPQATLSWSQRFKVIKGVASGLFYLHEGWDQVVIHRDVKASNVLLDGELNGKLGDFGLARLYDHGTDPQTTHVVGTLGYLAPEHTRRGKATTSTDVYAFGAFMLEVACGRRPIQANGPPEHSILVDWVFSHFSRGEIMEARDPNYGTSYVAEELELVLKLGLMCSHSEAAARPSMRQVVQYLEGDVPFPDLSSLGLSSTGLTFAHGDGLDDFFLSYPSSMNQAFSHTSSIAESLLSGGR; from the coding sequence ATGTTTTCCAAGCTTGTAATACTGCTGCCTCTCCTAATAAGCGTTGTAGGCTCCCAAGATACCAACTTCATTTACAATGGTTTTAGATCAGTCAATCTTAGCCTAGACGGCATAGCCACTATCACTTCTAATGGTCTTTTGGAGCTCACCGATGACACCATGGAGCAAATGGGTCATGCTTTCTACCCTACTCCAATAAGCTTCAAGAACTCATTGAATGACAgtgctttctctttctctactACTTTCGTCTTTGCCATTGCTTCCAGATATCCAGCTTTAAAAGGTCAAGGGATAGCTTTCGTGATTTCTCCAACTAGGGGGCGGCCAGGAGCTCTTTCAAACCAATACCTTGGCCTTTTCAATGAGACCAACAATGGTAATGCTACCAATCATGTCGTTGCTGTAGAGCTCGATACAATCCAGAACCAAGAATTTAAAGATATCAATGATAACCATGTTGGGGTGGACATCAATAGCTTGAAGTCAGCAACATCTACCTCAGCAGGTTATTATGCTGACAGTGGTGCCTTTATGAACTTGACCCTTATCAGCGGAAACCCAATGCAAGTTTGGGTGGAATATGATGGTGTCAAGAAGCAACTCAATGTAACTTTAGCTCCAATTGATGTTGGTAAACCCAAATTTCCACTATTGTCTTTGTCCCGTGATCTTTCACCTATCATTAACAAAACCATGTATGTTGGGTTCTCTTCCACAAATGGCCCTTTCCTAACTTTCCATTATATTTTGGGTTGGAGCTTTAAGATGAATGGTAAGGCTCAAGAACTTGCCCTTTCTCAACTTCCCAAGCTGCCTCGAGGTAAAGAGAGATCTAAACTTTTGACAATTGGATTGCCTGTGATTCTTGTTAGTTTAGTCTTGGTAGCAATTTCAGGTGCAACGTATGtcataaaaaggaaaaggaagttTGCAGAATTGGTAGAAGACTGGGAGGTTGACTATGGGCCTCACAGATTCAAATACAAAGATCTTTATATTGCTACAAAAGGATTTAGGGAAAAAGAACTATTGGGTAGTGGTGGATTTGGTAAAGTTTATAAAGGTGTACTAACTACCTCTAAAATTGAGATTGCTGTGAAGAAGGTCTCTCATGAATCAAGTCAGGGAATGAGAGAATTTGTGGCTGAAATTGTGAGTATAGGTCGGCTTCGCCACAGAAATTTAGTACCACTCTTGGGCTATTGCCGAAGAAAACGAGAATTGCTTTTGGTTTATGACTACATGTCCTATGGAAGCCTAGACAAGTACCTCTTTGATCAACCTCAGGCCACCCTCAGTTGGAGCCAGAGATTTAAAGTCATAAAAGGTGTGGCATCGGGGCTGTTTTATCTACACGAAGGATGGGATCAGGTTGTCATTCACAGAGACGTGAAGGCTAGTAATGTCTTGCTAGATGGTGAACTGAATGGTAAATTAGGTGACTTTGGTCTTGCAAGATTATATGACCATGGAACTGATCCTCAAACTACCCATGTGGTCGGAACTCTTGGGTATCTTGCGCCAGAGCATACTCGAAGAGGCAAGGCCACAACAAGCACCGATGTGTATGCTTTTGGGGCCTTTATGCTCGAGGTTGCTTGTGGAAGAAGACCAATACAGGCAAATGGGCCACCAGAGCATTCGATTTTGGTTGATTGGGTGTTTTCTCATTTTAGCCGAGGTGAAATTATGGAGGCAAGGGATCCAAATTATGGTACAAGTTATGTAGCAGAAGAACTAGAGTTGGTATTGAAACTGGGATTGATGTGCTCTCATTCAGAGGCTGCTGCAAGGCCTAGCATGCGCCAAGTTGTGCAGTATTTAGAAGGTGATGTTCCTTTTCCAGACTTATCATCGCTTGGTCTTTCTTCCACCGGCTTAACATTTGCACATGGGGATGGTTTAGATGATTTTTTCTTGTCCTATCCGTCTTCTATGAACCAGGCTTTTTCTCATACGTCTTCCATTGCAGAGTCACTTCTCTCAGGGGGCCGTTAA